A DNA window from Acidimicrobiia bacterium contains the following coding sequences:
- the lspA gene encoding signal peptidase II, with translation MSETDEPLTDRRGPPGWLPPVVVAAVLLIDQVTKAWAVRDLADQPIRVWGDVIMFQLGRNTGGAFSLFQSFTPVLAILAVVVAVFLARAATRSTDVWMVVGLSLVLGGALGNLLDRIFRDPGFLKGAVVDFIYVGGWPTFNVADSAITVGAVLIIWRGWKA, from the coding sequence GTGTCCGAGACCGACGAGCCACTCACTGACCGGAGGGGGCCACCCGGATGGCTCCCGCCCGTTGTCGTTGCTGCGGTCCTGTTGATCGACCAGGTCACGAAGGCGTGGGCGGTCCGTGACCTCGCCGATCAGCCGATCCGCGTGTGGGGCGATGTCATCATGTTCCAGCTCGGGCGCAACACCGGCGGTGCGTTCAGCCTCTTCCAGTCCTTCACGCCCGTGCTGGCGATCTTGGCGGTCGTCGTCGCGGTGTTCCTCGCACGCGCCGCGACCCGCTCCACCGACGTGTGGATGGTGGTCGGCCTGTCGCTCGTCCTGGGTGGCGCTCTCGGGAACCTCCTCGACCGGATCTTCCGGGACCCCGGTTTCTTGAAAGGGGCGGTCGTCGACTTCATCTACGTGGGCGGGTGGCCGACGTTCAACGTGGCCGACTCCGCCATCACCGTCGGAGCCGTGCTCATCATCTGGCGGGGCTGGAAGGCCTGA
- a CDS encoding RluA family pseudouridine synthase gives MPVRRVETPATLDGERVDRALALLLERPRTSVAALADAGGISVDGEVVGKSHRLVAGSTVVVVEETSTQSDPTAGPVEVDVRYSDDDVAVVVKPAGVVVHPGAGHHDDTLVHGLLRVFPEIAGVGDRDRPGIVHRLDRDTSGLLVVARSATAYDDLVAQMAAREVQRRYLALVWGSPDSERGLIDAPIGRSPGRRTRMAVRSSGREARTGYEVLERFTRPEVSLLECSLETGRTHQIRVHCAAIGHPVVGDAEYGGARSGVRPDRLFLHARLLGFRHPRTGEMLSFEEPLPPDLDAVLESLRDTD, from the coding sequence ATGCCGGTGCGGCGCGTCGAGACACCCGCCACGCTCGACGGCGAGCGAGTCGACCGGGCGCTCGCCCTCCTGTTGGAGCGCCCGCGCACGTCCGTGGCGGCACTCGCCGACGCCGGCGGCATATCAGTCGACGGGGAAGTCGTCGGCAAGAGCCACCGCCTTGTCGCGGGCAGCACCGTCGTGGTCGTCGAGGAGACGTCCACGCAGTCGGATCCCACGGCAGGACCTGTCGAGGTGGATGTCCGCTACAGCGACGACGACGTGGCAGTGGTCGTCAAGCCGGCGGGCGTCGTCGTGCACCCCGGCGCCGGCCACCACGACGACACCCTCGTCCACGGCCTGTTGCGCGTCTTCCCCGAGATCGCCGGCGTGGGGGACCGCGACCGCCCCGGGATCGTCCACCGCCTCGACAGGGACACCAGTGGGCTCCTCGTCGTCGCGCGTTCTGCGACCGCCTACGACGACCTCGTGGCGCAGATGGCCGCCCGCGAGGTGCAACGGCGCTACCTGGCGCTCGTGTGGGGATCGCCGGATTCCGAGCGGGGGTTGATCGACGCCCCGATCGGCCGGTCGCCGGGCCGAAGGACCCGGATGGCGGTCCGGTCGTCGGGCCGCGAGGCCCGAACCGGCTACGAGGTCCTGGAGCGCTTCACCCGCCCCGAGGTGTCGCTACTCGAGTGCAGCCTCGAGACGGGCCGGACGCACCAGATCCGTGTGCACTGCGCGGCCATCGGTCATCCCGTCGTCGGCGACGCGGAGTACGGAGGCGCACGCTCGGGAGTCCGTCCCGACCGACTCTTCCTCCATGCCCGGCTCCTGGGGTTCCGTCACCCGCGAACGGGCGAGATGCTGTCCTTCGAGGAACCGCTTCCCCCCGACCTCGACGCGGTACTCGAGAGTTTGCGCGACACCGACTGA
- the cysS gene encoding cysteine--tRNA ligase codes for MGLRLYDTARREVVPFEPPETVRMYVCGITPYDSTHLGHAATYLAYDLLIRRLEELGHDVRMVRNVTDVDDSILPKARELAVPYLELAEAEMRRFRSDMESLGMRPAVAEPRATEAIPHIQDLVGRLLESGHAYLTHGTVYYDVSRFPDYGKLSHYPEDQMVRLARARGGNPDDPSRRAPLDFVLWQASGPDEPAWRAPFGTGRPGWHIECSAMAMHEHGPTLDLHGGGTDLIFPHHESEIAQSEALSGEPYARHWMHSAMVNYEGEKMSKSLGNLVFVSDLLDTADPRAIRLALLRHHYRAGFEWYDTDIEEGTALLNRLTAAARRDSGPDPRPFSARVRAALDDDLDAPRALEALDDLASAILSGGSDESAPSTLCELSELMGVGL; via the coding sequence GTGGGGCTCCGTCTCTACGACACCGCCCGCCGCGAGGTGGTTCCCTTCGAACCACCCGAGACCGTGCGCATGTACGTGTGCGGTATCACCCCCTACGATTCGACCCATCTGGGCCATGCCGCGACATACCTGGCGTACGACCTCCTGATCCGTCGTCTCGAGGAGCTCGGCCACGACGTCCGGATGGTTCGCAACGTCACCGACGTCGACGACTCGATCCTCCCGAAGGCCCGCGAGCTCGCCGTTCCCTACCTCGAGCTCGCGGAAGCGGAGATGCGCCGGTTCCGCAGCGACATGGAGTCCCTCGGGATGCGCCCCGCCGTCGCCGAGCCCCGCGCCACAGAGGCCATCCCCCACATCCAGGATCTCGTCGGTCGACTCCTCGAATCGGGTCACGCCTACCTCACGCACGGCACCGTCTACTACGACGTGTCCCGGTTTCCCGACTACGGCAAGCTGTCGCACTACCCGGAGGACCAGATGGTCCGACTGGCCCGTGCCCGCGGCGGCAACCCCGACGACCCCAGTCGGCGGGCGCCGCTCGACTTCGTGCTGTGGCAGGCCTCCGGGCCCGACGAACCGGCGTGGCGGGCACCGTTCGGAACGGGTCGGCCGGGCTGGCACATCGAGTGCTCCGCCATGGCCATGCACGAGCACGGCCCGACCCTCGACCTCCACGGCGGTGGCACCGACCTCATCTTCCCGCACCACGAGAGCGAGATCGCCCAGAGCGAGGCGCTCTCGGGCGAGCCGTACGCACGCCACTGGATGCACTCGGCGATGGTGAACTACGAGGGCGAGAAGATGTCGAAGTCGCTCGGCAACCTCGTGTTCGTCAGCGACCTGCTCGACACTGCCGACCCCCGGGCGATACGCCTGGCGCTGCTCCGCCACCACTACCGCGCCGGCTTCGAGTGGTACGACACCGACATCGAGGAGGGCACGGCGCTCCTCAACCGGCTCACAGCTGCGGCGAGGCGCGACTCCGGTCCCGACCCCCGGCCGTTCTCCGCGAGGGTACGCGCCGCGCTCGACGACGATCTCGATGCACCGCGCGCGCTGGAGGCGCTCGACGACCTGGCGAGCGCCATCCTCTCGGGCGGCTCCGACGAGTCGGCGCCGTCGACACTTTGCGAGCTGTCGGAGCTCATGGGCGTCGGCCTCTGA
- the npdG gene encoding NADPH-dependent F420 reductase, whose amino-acid sequence MQIGIFGATGPAGRGLAARLASVGHDVVVGSRDPAKAQAIVEELRTRWGGRVATLRAADNAEAAASDIVVIATKWDAAASTAEQHADALAGRIVVSMANGLQKVGNEFRAILPEEGSIALAIQAAAPDARVTAAFHHVPAAVFADLDTAMEDDITVVGDDDAARRAVIELVGSIPHVRAFDGGSLHNSVGLEAFAAVLLTANLRHEGRGSVSLRGIEP is encoded by the coding sequence GTGCAGATCGGGATTTTCGGGGCCACGGGCCCCGCCGGGCGTGGCCTCGCCGCGCGGCTCGCGTCCGTCGGCCACGACGTCGTCGTCGGGTCCCGCGACCCTGCGAAGGCCCAGGCGATCGTCGAGGAGCTCCGCACGCGCTGGGGGGGCCGGGTCGCCACGTTGCGGGCGGCCGACAACGCCGAGGCCGCCGCAAGCGACATCGTCGTGATCGCCACGAAATGGGATGCAGCAGCCTCCACCGCCGAGCAGCACGCCGACGCCCTGGCAGGCCGGATCGTGGTGTCGATGGCCAACGGCCTCCAGAAGGTGGGGAACGAGTTCCGCGCCATCCTCCCCGAAGAGGGGTCGATCGCGCTGGCCATTCAGGCGGCGGCACCCGACGCGCGTGTCACGGCGGCGTTCCACCACGTTCCAGCCGCTGTCTTCGCCGATCTCGACACGGCCATGGAGGACGACATCACCGTCGTCGGTGACGACGACGCCGCGCGGAGGGCCGTGATCGAGCTCGTCGGCTCGATTCCGCACGTCCGTGCCTTCGACGGCGGCTCCCTGCACAACTCGGTCGGCCTCGAGGCATTCGCGGCGGTCCTGCTCACCGCCAACCTCCGCCACGAGGGCCGGGGCAGCGTATCGCTGCGCGGCATCGAGCCCTGA
- a CDS encoding alkaline phosphatase family protein, with amino-acid sequence MDPVRPDYDAANVRGVVPALLTGTSPAWMPDLLAEADAVVLLVLDGLGTHSLDAHGSMLPTLAGMQRSDLTTVVPSTTSSALTSIVTGLTPSQHGVTGFRMRVDRRVLNVLRWRYEDGHPPPDPYEIQRHAGFLGRPVPVVTKREFRGSGFSEAHLRGSRFFGWSATSTLVERCRELVEDGEKLVYAYYPGVDTVAHEFGLLDGYFTRELAATDRLVGELLSALPAHAAVAVTADHGHVQVGPDGWVELDGLRELVASCSGDGRFRYLHAERGSAMELAAAAREEFGHVAWVFERDELLDDGWLGAEVAASARRRVGDVVLAAREPVGFVDPALPRETSLVAAHGSVTPDEMQVPLLAATGGGP; translated from the coding sequence ATGGATCCCGTCCGGCCGGACTACGACGCCGCCAACGTCCGGGGCGTCGTTCCCGCGTTGCTGACGGGTACATCGCCCGCCTGGATGCCTGATCTGCTGGCCGAGGCCGATGCCGTGGTTCTCCTCGTCCTCGACGGGCTGGGTACACACTCCCTCGACGCGCACGGCAGCATGCTGCCGACACTCGCCGGGATGCAGCGCTCGGATCTCACGACGGTCGTACCCTCGACGACGAGCTCGGCGCTCACGTCGATCGTCACGGGCCTGACACCCTCACAGCACGGCGTCACGGGATTCCGGATGCGGGTTGACCGTCGCGTCCTCAATGTTCTCCGGTGGCGCTACGAAGACGGTCACCCTCCTCCCGACCCCTACGAGATCCAACGCCACGCCGGCTTTCTCGGGCGACCGGTACCTGTCGTCACCAAGCGGGAGTTCCGCGGGTCGGGCTTCTCCGAGGCGCACCTGCGGGGAAGTCGCTTCTTCGGCTGGTCGGCGACATCCACCCTCGTCGAACGATGCCGGGAGCTCGTCGAGGACGGAGAGAAGCTCGTCTACGCCTACTACCCGGGAGTCGACACCGTCGCCCACGAGTTCGGGCTGCTCGACGGCTACTTCACCCGGGAGCTCGCTGCCACCGACCGCCTGGTGGGTGAGCTCCTGTCGGCGCTTCCCGCTCACGCCGCGGTGGCGGTCACCGCCGATCACGGTCACGTGCAGGTCGGTCCGGACGGCTGGGTGGAGCTCGACGGGCTCCGCGAGCTCGTGGCGTCGTGCTCGGGTGACGGCCGGTTCCGCTACCTGCATGCGGAGCGGGGGAGCGCCATGGAGCTGGCAGCAGCGGCCCGCGAGGAGTTCGGGCACGTGGCGTGGGTCTTCGAACGCGACGAGCTGCTCGACGACGGCTGGCTCGGGGCCGAGGTCGCGGCGTCGGCCCGTCGCCGCGTCGGCGACGTCGTCCTGGCCGCGCGGGAGCCCGTCGGGTTCGTGGACCCGGCGCTTCCGCGCGAGACCTCCCTGGTGGCGGCCCACGGGAGCGTCACGCCCGACGAGATGCAGGTGCCGCTCCTGGCCGCGACGGGCGGGGGCCCGTGA
- a CDS encoding Rrf2 family transcriptional regulator has translation MKVSTRGDYAARALLSLALRNSPDPTSVKEIAERTDLPQPYLEQILLTVKGAGLVRSKRGVGGGYVLARPPDDITLADVLAAVDGPLTEVVDDHDHCEGHCVLQEVWTGVSEEMRRTLEGYTLADLVHRTRIGHAGASDTEGTDGTAATSAGSVAAT, from the coding sequence GTGAAGGTCTCGACCCGAGGTGACTATGCGGCACGGGCGCTGCTGTCGCTGGCGTTGCGCAACTCGCCCGACCCGACCTCGGTGAAGGAGATCGCCGAGCGAACCGACCTCCCCCAGCCCTATCTCGAGCAGATCCTGCTCACCGTGAAGGGTGCCGGTCTGGTGCGCTCCAAGCGTGGTGTGGGGGGTGGCTACGTGCTCGCACGACCACCGGACGACATCACGCTCGCCGATGTCCTGGCTGCCGTCGACGGGCCGCTCACCGAGGTCGTCGACGACCACGACCACTGCGAGGGCCACTGCGTCCTCCAGGAGGTCTGGACCGGCGTGTCGGAGGAGATGCGCCGCACGCTCGAGGGCTACACGCTGGCCGACCTCGTGCACCGGACACGGATCGGCCACGCGGGTGCGTCCGACACCGAAGGGACCGACGGGACCGCCGCCACGTCCGCCGGGAGTGTCGCCGCGACCTGA
- the dnaE gene encoding DNA polymerase III subunit alpha, with the protein MSASFAHLHLHTEYSMLDGASRIDEVVAAAAGDGQPAIGITDHGNMYGVLDFYRSARDAGLDPVIGTEAYFVTTPRTERPKRSEHEIFHLTLLAENDVGYHNLMAVSSRAYLDGFYYKPRADWDLLERHSEGLVATSGCLGGLVCQLLQKNDRAGAESAVERFQSVFGRDSFFVELQDHGLAEDHLVNPQLVEIARRLDAPLLATNDSHYTHKHDAEAHDALLCVQTGSTMDDPNRFTFDAEEFYLKSAQEMRDLFADHPDACDNTLLVAERAQVEIEFDQPVLPEFPVPEGHDQDTYLRHLTEEGAHRRYGDTLPPHVAERIDYELGVISAMGFSAYFLVVWDLVRHARSRSIRVGPGRGSAAGSCVAYCLDIVDIDPIRYDLLFERFLNPGRKQMPDIDMDFDSRYRGEMIRYAAERYGEDRVAQIVTFSTIKARAAVRDGARVLGFPYSVGDKIAKLMPPLIMGRDTPLAACLEKTDKHAEGYKMAADLRELYGSDPEAKRVIDVARGLEGMRRQDGIHAAAVVITRDPLTEYVPIQRKPQPGGDLDDAPIVTQYEMHGVEDLGLLKMDFLGLRNLDVMEIALDLVEDSTGERPDIDRVPLDDDKTFAMLRAGDSIGVFQLEGGPMRSLMRSLAPTTFEDICALVALYRPGPMESNMHTDFADRKNGRKPVTYYHDDLVEILEPTYGLMIYQEQLMRVAQKLAGYSLEEADNLRKATGKKIRELIAEHRSKFVEGCVTQGHDRAFGEEMFDIIEPFADYSFNKSHSFGYGLVAYQTAWLKANHPREYLAALLTSVKGDKDKSAVYLNEARRLGVEVRVPDVNASESDFTVRDGAIRFGLSAVRNVGEGLVGLMIDERRATGPFEDFYDFCERVDPVVLNKRTIESLIKAGAFDSLGHPRQGLLSVFETIVDRTVARRRERDAGIMSLFGDVGGDLENGSGFGEREPIPDGEFDKKKRLGLEKEMLGLYVSEHPMLAAQRSLRRYVECGLSELRELSDGETRTTAGVVTALARRYTKRGDLMATFTLEDMDGALEVMVFPKTMVAFGHLLHDDADGEIVCVKGRVDRRDDQPKIIAMEITAPDVVFDGGPPVRLRVPVGSLAPERVRDLKALLLEHPGDSPVYVQLEGPDKTTVVQLGDEFVVDSSNGLYAELRILLGDGCVAS; encoded by the coding sequence GTGAGCGCGTCCTTCGCCCACCTGCACCTCCACACCGAGTACTCCATGCTCGACGGCGCCTCGCGGATCGACGAGGTCGTGGCGGCCGCCGCCGGCGACGGCCAACCGGCCATCGGCATCACCGACCACGGCAACATGTACGGGGTCCTCGACTTCTACCGCTCGGCGCGTGACGCGGGCCTCGACCCCGTCATCGGAACCGAGGCCTACTTCGTCACGACCCCGCGTACCGAGCGGCCCAAGCGCTCCGAGCACGAGATCTTCCACCTCACGCTGCTCGCGGAGAACGACGTCGGGTACCACAACCTGATGGCGGTGTCCTCACGCGCCTACCTCGACGGCTTCTACTACAAGCCGCGAGCCGACTGGGATCTTCTCGAGCGCCACAGCGAGGGCCTCGTCGCCACCAGTGGCTGTCTCGGCGGGCTCGTCTGCCAGCTCCTCCAGAAGAACGACCGGGCGGGGGCCGAGAGTGCCGTCGAGCGCTTCCAGAGTGTGTTCGGGCGCGACTCGTTCTTCGTCGAGCTCCAGGATCACGGATTGGCCGAGGATCACCTCGTCAACCCGCAGCTCGTCGAGATTGCCCGGCGCCTCGACGCCCCACTCCTCGCCACCAACGACAGCCACTACACCCACAAGCACGACGCCGAGGCGCACGACGCATTGTTGTGTGTGCAGACCGGCTCCACGATGGACGACCCGAACCGCTTCACCTTCGACGCCGAGGAGTTCTACCTCAAGAGCGCACAGGAGATGCGGGATCTCTTCGCGGACCACCCCGATGCCTGCGACAACACGCTGCTCGTCGCCGAGCGGGCACAGGTCGAGATCGAGTTCGACCAGCCGGTCCTTCCCGAGTTCCCGGTTCCCGAGGGCCACGACCAGGACACCTACCTCCGCCACCTCACCGAGGAGGGCGCCCACCGCCGCTACGGCGACACTCTTCCGCCACACGTCGCGGAACGGATCGACTACGAGCTCGGGGTCATCTCCGCGATGGGCTTCTCGGCCTACTTCCTCGTGGTGTGGGACCTCGTGCGCCACGCCCGCAGCCGCAGCATCCGGGTCGGCCCGGGCCGGGGCAGCGCCGCCGGGTCGTGCGTCGCCTACTGCCTCGACATCGTCGACATCGACCCGATCCGCTACGACCTGCTGTTCGAGCGCTTCCTCAACCCCGGCCGCAAGCAGATGCCCGACATCGACATGGACTTCGACAGCCGCTACCGCGGCGAGATGATCAGGTACGCCGCCGAGCGCTACGGCGAGGACCGTGTCGCCCAGATCGTCACGTTCTCCACCATCAAGGCGCGCGCGGCCGTGCGCGACGGTGCCCGCGTCCTCGGGTTCCCGTATTCCGTGGGCGACAAGATCGCCAAGCTCATGCCACCGCTCATCATGGGTCGCGACACACCTCTCGCTGCATGCCTCGAGAAGACCGACAAGCACGCAGAGGGCTACAAGATGGCGGCCGACCTCCGCGAGCTGTACGGGTCCGACCCCGAGGCCAAGCGCGTCATCGACGTCGCACGCGGCCTCGAGGGGATGCGGCGCCAGGACGGCATCCACGCCGCCGCGGTCGTGATCACGCGCGACCCGCTCACCGAGTACGTTCCCATCCAGCGCAAGCCGCAGCCCGGTGGCGACCTCGACGACGCCCCGATCGTCACGCAGTACGAGATGCACGGGGTCGAGGACCTGGGCCTGCTCAAGATGGACTTCCTCGGGCTCCGCAACCTCGACGTGATGGAGATCGCTCTCGACCTCGTGGAGGACAGCACCGGCGAGCGTCCCGACATCGACCGCGTCCCCCTCGACGACGACAAGACCTTCGCGATGCTGCGCGCCGGCGACTCCATCGGCGTGTTCCAGCTCGAGGGGGGCCCGATGCGCTCCCTCATGCGATCTCTCGCGCCCACGACGTTCGAGGACATCTGCGCGCTCGTGGCTCTGTACCGACCGGGCCCGATGGAGTCGAACATGCACACCGACTTCGCCGACCGCAAGAACGGCCGCAAGCCCGTCACCTACTACCACGACGACCTCGTCGAGATCCTCGAGCCCACCTACGGGCTGATGATCTACCAGGAGCAGCTGATGCGCGTGGCCCAGAAGCTCGCCGGCTACTCCCTCGAGGAGGCCGACAACCTCCGCAAGGCCACGGGCAAGAAGATCCGCGAGCTCATCGCCGAGCACCGCTCGAAGTTCGTCGAGGGATGTGTCACGCAGGGCCACGACCGTGCGTTCGGTGAGGAGATGTTCGACATCATCGAGCCGTTCGCCGACTACTCCTTCAACAAGTCGCACTCCTTCGGGTACGGGCTCGTCGCCTACCAGACCGCCTGGCTCAAGGCGAACCATCCCCGGGAGTACCTGGCCGCGTTGCTCACGAGCGTGAAGGGCGACAAGGACAAGAGTGCGGTCTACCTGAACGAGGCGCGCCGGCTCGGTGTCGAGGTCCGGGTTCCCGACGTCAACGCCTCGGAGAGTGACTTCACCGTTCGCGACGGGGCCATCCGGTTCGGCCTGTCGGCGGTGCGCAACGTCGGCGAGGGCCTGGTGGGCCTCATGATCGACGAGCGCCGTGCCACCGGCCCGTTCGAGGACTTCTACGACTTCTGCGAGCGCGTCGACCCGGTCGTTCTCAACAAGCGGACCATCGAGTCCCTGATCAAGGCGGGTGCCTTCGACTCACTCGGACACCCCCGGCAGGGACTGCTCAGCGTGTTCGAGACGATCGTCGACCGCACGGTCGCCCGGCGGCGCGAACGCGACGCCGGGATCATGAGCCTCTTCGGCGACGTCGGTGGCGACCTCGAGAACGGCAGCGGCTTCGGCGAGCGAGAGCCGATCCCCGACGGGGAGTTCGACAAGAAGAAGCGCCTCGGCCTGGAAAAGGAGATGCTCGGGCTCTACGTGAGCGAGCATCCGATGCTCGCGGCGCAACGGTCACTGCGTCGCTACGTCGAGTGCGGGCTCTCCGAGCTCCGTGAGCTGAGCGACGGCGAGACGCGCACCACCGCCGGCGTCGTCACGGCGCTGGCTCGCCGCTACACCAAACGCGGCGACCTCATGGCCACGTTCACCCTCGAGGACATGGATGGTGCGCTCGAGGTGATGGTGTTCCCCAAGACGATGGTCGCCTTCGGCCACCTCCTCCACGACGACGCCGACGGCGAGATCGTGTGCGTCAAGGGCAGGGTCGACCGTCGCGACGACCAGCCGAAGATCATCGCCATGGAGATCACCGCACCCGATGTCGTGTTCGACGGCGGCCCCCCCGTGCGGCTCCGCGTCCCGGTCGGGTCCCTGGCCCCGGAGAGGGTGCGTGACCTGAAGGCGCTCCTCCTCGAGCACCCCGGTGACAGCCCCGTCTACGTGCAGCTCGAGGGCCCCGACAAGACGACCGTCGTTCAACTCGGCGACGAGTTCGTCGTCGACTCCTCCAACGGGCTCTACGCCGAGCTGCGGATACTCCTGGGTGACGGCTGTGTGGCCTCGTAG